In a single window of the Synechococcales cyanobacterium T60_A2020_003 genome:
- the ccsB gene encoding c-type cytochrome biogenesis protein CcsB translates to MDLVTLQSWLDNASFAVLFITMLLYWGSVAFPRIPYLALLGTAGMAIANLCIAALLGARWIDAGYFPLSNLYESLFFIAWGITAVHLIAERMTRSSLVGAVTSPVAMGITAFAALSLPAQMQFSEPLVPALKSNWLMMHVSVMLLSYAALMVGSVMAIAFLIVTRGQEIELRGSSVGTGSFRQGRYQPKAMSQDVASDEPVSTSSGATAVLQAPPPVKSGATLSLTPQRLTLADTLDNISYRIIGLGFPLLTIGIIAGAVWANEAWGSYWSWDPKETWALITWLVFAAYLHARITRGWQGRRPAILAASGFLVVWICYLGVNLLGKGLHSYGWFF, encoded by the coding sequence ATGGACTTGGTGACGCTTCAGAGCTGGCTGGATAACGCTTCGTTTGCCGTTCTGTTTATCACCATGCTGCTGTACTGGGGGAGCGTTGCTTTTCCGAGAATTCCCTATTTGGCCTTGCTCGGTACGGCGGGAATGGCGATCGCCAATCTTTGTATCGCCGCTTTGTTAGGGGCACGCTGGATTGATGCCGGATATTTTCCCCTCAGTAATTTGTACGAGTCTTTATTTTTCATTGCGTGGGGGATTACAGCGGTTCACCTCATCGCTGAGCGGATGACTCGGAGTTCCCTTGTGGGGGCAGTCACGTCACCAGTGGCGATGGGAATCACGGCGTTTGCAGCCTTGTCTCTGCCAGCTCAAATGCAGTTTTCTGAGCCGCTAGTTCCAGCGTTGAAGTCTAATTGGCTGATGATGCACGTTAGCGTGATGTTGTTGAGCTATGCAGCGCTGATGGTGGGTTCGGTGATGGCGATCGCCTTTCTGATCGTGACCCGGGGGCAGGAGATTGAACTGCGGGGAAGTTCGGTAGGAACGGGATCGTTCCGCCAAGGGCGTTACCAACCCAAGGCGATGTCCCAGGATGTAGCCTCGGATGAGCCTGTATCGACATCCAGTGGTGCAACCGCTGTTCTCCAAGCGCCGCCCCCCGTGAAGTCAGGGGCAACCTTGTCGCTGACGCCCCAACGCCTGACCTTAGCGGATACGCTGGACAACATTAGTTACCGAATCATTGGTTTAGGGTTTCCGCTGCTCACCATTGGCATCATTGCGGGTGCGGTCTGGGCGAACGAAGCTTGGGGATCTTACTGGAGCTGGGATCCGAAGGAAACGTGGGCACTCATTACTTGGCTGGTGTTCGCGGCGTACCTTCACGCGCGGATCACACGCGGATGGCAAGGGCGGCGTCCGGCTATTCTCGCGGCGTCTGGATTTTTAGTGGTGTGGATCTGTTATCTCGGTGTGAATCTTCTGGGTAAAGGGTTGCACAGTTACGGCTGGTTTTTCTAG
- the ruvC gene encoding crossover junction endodeoxyribonuclease RuvC, producing MKPQPTVPSLPSDNVPSEKRILGIDPGLAIMGFGMIQGSSSSTVRQSATIDALDFGVIQTPAHTDVGDRLCMLYDDLHKLLSHWKPDLVAIEKFFFYRMGNTILVAQARGVIMLVLAQHQVPLIEFTPAQVKQALTGYGNAQKHEVQQSVAHELKLDQLPRPDDAADALALALTAWFHNE from the coding sequence ATGAAGCCGCAACCAACGGTGCCGTCCCTGCCATCCGATAACGTGCCATCTGAAAAACGGATTTTAGGAATTGACCCTGGACTCGCCATCATGGGATTTGGCATGATCCAGGGTTCTTCTTCATCAACGGTACGCCAGTCAGCGACGATTGATGCCCTCGACTTTGGCGTGATCCAAACGCCAGCCCATACCGACGTGGGCGATCGCCTTTGTATGCTCTACGACGACCTCCACAAACTCCTAAGCCACTGGAAGCCCGATCTCGTCGCCATTGAAAAGTTCTTCTTCTATCGGATGGGCAATACCATCCTAGTTGCCCAAGCACGAGGGGTGATCATGCTGGTATTAGCTCAGCATCAAGTGCCTCTCATCGAATTCACCCCTGCCCAGGTCAAACAAGCGCTCACAGGATACGGAAATGCCCAAAAGCATGAAGTTCAGCAATCCGTAGCCCACGAACTCAAACTGGATCAGCTTCCCCGTCCCGATGATGCCGCCGATGCCCTTGCCCTTGCACTTACGGCTTGGTTTCATAATGAGTGA
- the tilS gene encoding tRNA lysidine(34) synthetase TilS yields MTTAWTPFHAQLHRTLRQRQLLPNGCTVLMAVSGGQDSLALAALLRDLQPKWDWHLAIAHCNHRWRSDSAENAAHVLRLMAEWGLTAYGEVTLDPPATEADARHWRYAVLTQLAQSHGYSHVVTGHTASDRAETLLYNLARGSGMEGLQALGWERELGNGIRLVRPLLEFRRSDTARICRVLNLPIWEDSTNRDVRYARNRIRHEVLPMLQMYLNPQVEMHLAQTADILASEVEYLNQQAIALYQTAVDLQTGLPRLHRIVLRDASLALQRRVLRHWLRQFDIHPTFEHTEKCVELITAPNRSQTDPFPGGAIAQVSGDWIRLEQRL; encoded by the coding sequence ATGACTACTGCCTGGACTCCCTTTCACGCCCAACTGCACCGCACGCTACGACAACGGCAATTGCTTCCAAACGGTTGTACGGTGCTGATGGCAGTGTCCGGCGGACAGGATTCGTTAGCCCTCGCTGCCCTGCTGCGGGACTTACAGCCCAAGTGGGATTGGCACCTAGCGATCGCCCATTGTAACCATCGCTGGCGATCGGACTCGGCGGAGAATGCGGCTCACGTTCTAAGGCTGATGGCAGAGTGGGGGTTGACCGCTTACGGTGAAGTTACTCTAGATCCTCCGGCGACGGAAGCGGACGCACGCCATTGGCGATATGCGGTTCTGACTCAGTTGGCACAATCTCACGGATACTCCCATGTCGTGACCGGACACACCGCCAGCGATCGTGCCGAAACGTTGCTCTACAATCTGGCGCGCGGCAGTGGGATGGAGGGATTGCAGGCATTAGGGTGGGAACGGGAGTTAGGAAATGGAATTCGCCTAGTACGTCCGTTGCTGGAGTTTCGGCGATCGGATACGGCTCGAATTTGCCGAGTGTTGAATTTGCCGATTTGGGAGGACAGCACCAATCGGGATGTTCGCTATGCCCGAAATCGCATTCGCCATGAAGTCTTGCCTATGCTGCAAATGTACTTGAACCCTCAGGTGGAGATGCATCTGGCGCAAACGGCTGACATTCTCGCGTCGGAGGTGGAGTATTTGAACCAGCAGGCGATCGCCCTGTATCAAACGGCGGTGGATCTGCAGACCGGTTTGCCGCGACTCCACCGGATCGTGCTGCGAGATGCGTCACTAGCGCTGCAACGTCGTGTTCTCCGCCATTGGTTAAGGCAATTTGACATCCATCCGACCTTTGAGCACACCGAGAAATGTGTTGAGTTGATTACGGCTCCCAATCGTAGCCAAACGGATCCCTTCCCCGGAGGAGCGATCGCTCAGGTCTCCGGGGACTGGATCCGGTTGGAACAGAGATTGTAA
- the bchI gene encoding magnesium chelatase ATPase subunit I, translated as MTSTAVPSASSRTHRRAVFPFTAIVGQEEMKLALLLNVIDPKIGGVMIMGDRGTGKSTTIRALADVLPEITVVADDPFNSDPQDESLMSDELRQKLQEHAELPTVQKKVPMVDLPLGATEDRVCGTIDIEKALSEGIKAFEPGLLAKANRGILYVDEVNLLDDHLVDVLLDSAASGWNTVEREGISIRHPARFVLVGSGNPEEGELRPQLLDRFGMHAEIRTVKDPTLRVQIVEQRSDFDQNPEAFLEHYKTEQDALQQRLIQAQALLPSVTIAQDLKVHISQVCSELDVDGLRGDIVTNRAAKAIAAFEGRTEVTVDDIRRVIVLCLRHRLRKDPLESIDSGYKVGKVFSQVFGVADPDEAATNGAVPAIR; from the coding sequence GTGACCTCCACTGCTGTACCTTCTGCTTCCAGTCGAACCCACCGCCGCGCCGTGTTTCCCTTCACCGCCATTGTCGGTCAAGAGGAAATGAAACTGGCTCTGTTGCTGAACGTCATTGATCCCAAAATTGGCGGGGTCATGATCATGGGCGATCGCGGCACAGGCAAATCCACCACCATTCGTGCCCTAGCGGACGTACTTCCTGAAATTACCGTGGTCGCAGACGATCCGTTCAACAGCGATCCCCAAGACGAAAGCCTGATGAGCGATGAACTCAGGCAAAAGCTCCAGGAACACGCAGAATTACCCACCGTTCAGAAAAAAGTGCCCATGGTGGACTTACCCCTAGGCGCAACGGAAGATCGGGTCTGTGGCACGATTGATATTGAAAAAGCGCTGTCCGAAGGGATCAAGGCCTTTGAACCCGGTTTGCTAGCCAAGGCCAATCGCGGCATCCTCTACGTCGATGAGGTGAATCTGCTAGACGACCACCTTGTAGACGTTCTGCTCGACTCCGCTGCATCCGGTTGGAACACTGTAGAACGGGAAGGGATTTCAATCCGTCACCCTGCCCGCTTCGTCCTCGTCGGCTCTGGCAACCCAGAAGAAGGCGAACTCCGTCCCCAACTCCTTGATCGCTTTGGGATGCACGCCGAGATCCGCACCGTTAAAGATCCAACCTTGCGCGTGCAGATTGTTGAACAACGTTCAGACTTTGATCAAAATCCAGAAGCCTTTTTGGAGCACTACAAAACTGAACAAGATGCTCTCCAGCAACGCCTCATTCAGGCGCAGGCGTTATTGCCCTCCGTCACAATCGCCCAAGACCTGAAGGTTCATATTTCCCAGGTCTGCTCAGAACTGGATGTGGATGGTCTACGCGGCGATATTGTGACGAACCGAGCGGCAAAGGCCATCGCTGCCTTTGAAGGACGCACCGAAGTAACCGTAGACGATATCCGTCGCGTCATTGTCCTGTGCCTGCGCCACCGATTGCGAAAAGATCCGCTAGAATCCATCGATTCCGGCTATAAAGTCGGCAAAGTCTTTAGCCAAGTGTTTGGTGTTGCCGATCCTGATGAAGCCGCAACCAACGGTGCCGTCCCTGCCATCCGATAA